A section of the Triticum dicoccoides isolate Atlit2015 ecotype Zavitan chromosome 7A, WEW_v2.0, whole genome shotgun sequence genome encodes:
- the LOC119327372 gene encoding probable prefoldin subunit 2, translated as MVSRAGGEPTNEQVVANTYANMGTEMNQLYTKITELEMEVSEHSLVLGAIEPLDPMRRCYRMIGGVLVERTIKEVLPAVHRNKEGLEEVVARMKEALETKKKEMTEFELKYKIRNRKGGESGAEEGSMKEASAQRVLVGPAGQYSRTTGQKGDFCIVVYQRQIAMYQPD; from the coding sequence ATGGTAAGCAGGGCAGGGGGCGAACCCACAAACGAGCAAGTGGTTGCAAACACTTATGCAAACATGGGCACTGAAATGAACCAGCTCTacaccaagatcacggagctggaaatGGAAGTCAGTGAGCACTCTCTTGTGCTTGGCGCCATAGAGCCCCTGGACCCCATGAGGCGGTGCTACAGAATGATTGGTGGAGTCTTGGTTGAAAGGACCATCAAGGAAGTGCTGCCCGCGGTGCACCGGAACAAGGAGGGCCTTGAAGAGGTGGTGGCTCGCATGAAGGAGGCTCTGGAGACGAAGAAGAAAGAGATGACCGAGTTTGAGCTCAAGTACAAGATCAGGAACCGGAAGGGGGGCGAAAGCGGTGCCGAGGAAGGCAGCATGAAGGAAGCCTCTGCTCAGCGTGTTCTTGTTGGCCCTGCAGGCCAGTACAGCAGAACGACGGGACAAAAAGGAGACTTTTGCATAGTTGTTTATCAAAGGCAGATTGCTATGTACCAACCTGACTGA